The proteins below come from a single Cannabis sativa cultivar Pink pepper isolate KNU-18-1 chromosome 3, ASM2916894v1, whole genome shotgun sequence genomic window:
- the LOC115709763 gene encoding uncharacterized protein LOC115709763, with product MVIPPPARPPSLTKYLKPYVLKMHFTNKFVTAQVIHTPTATVASSASSQEKALRGAMDSTRDVAAAAKIGKLLAERLLLKNIPAVAVQLKREQKYHGKVKAVVDSVKDAGVKLL from the coding sequence ATGGTTATACCACCACCAGCTAGGCCACCAAGTTTGACAAAGTATCTCAAGCCTTATGTCTTGAAGATGCACTTCACAAACAAATTCGTGACTGCCCAAGTTATTCATACACCAACAGCTACTGTAGCCTCTTCTGCTAGTTCTCAGGAAAAGGCATTGAGAGGAGCAATGGATTCTACTCGTGATGTGGCTGCTGCTGCAAAGATTGGCAAATTATTGGCTGAGAGGCTGTTGCTCAAGAATATTCCTGCAGTTGCTGTCCAGTTGAAAAGAGAACAAAAATATCATGGCAAGGTTAAAGCTGTGGTTGATTCAGTGAAGGATGCAGGAGTAAAGCTGCTCTAA
- the LOC115710779 gene encoding uncharacterized protein LOC115710779, producing the protein MVKKKRVGRKPAIPATEVKITGEDVPLSQIEGIEPELSEEFHDSIEELAPENGTERGDLEQNVREMQQAGLIHRLRVFEGFVKRIWGNLGIDKVVRMHSGCTLVNFRDEATRDLILEAGVIHFDRKLVVLRPWSTEIDAMKMVNSVPVWIRLNGLGMHYWGKKNLSALVSTIGKPIMIDKVTQERSMVKFARVLVDIEISDEPPKTISFINEKKQLVEQTIEYEWLPTTCAACAGLGHTVVNCNKEKKVVWKKKSVAEKTAPKEQGNDHGDTGNTSEKNLEAAQLEKEDQKENKEGNMDNVEASSKWLTPKKKAVRNTEVKMAKEVPKEVNSSNGYAVLQATESDEIMVPPTKTTLDGCK; encoded by the exons ATGGTGAAGAAGAAAAGGGTTGGCCGAAAGCCAGCCATCCCTGCTACAGAGGTCAAAATCACAGGAGAGGATGTCCCTTTAAGCCAAATAGAGGGAATCGAACCAGAGTTAAGTGAGGAATTTCATGACTCAATCGAAGAATTAGCACCAGAGAATGGAACGGAGAGAGGCGATTTGGAGCAGAATGTTCGAGAGATGCAGCAGGCT GGGCTAATCCACCGTTTAAGAGTGTTTGAAGGATTTGTTAAGAGGATTTGGGGTAATCTAGGGATTGATAAGGTGGTTCGGATGCACTCTGGATGCACTTTAGTCAATTTTCGAGATGAAGCAACTCGTGACCTTATTTTAGAAGCAGGGGTTATTCACTTTGATAGGAAACTGGTGGTGCTTAGGCCTTGGTCTACTGAAATTGATGCAATGAAAATGGTGAATTCTGTTCCGGTGTGGATAAGGTTGAATGGATTGGGGATGCATTATTGGGGGAAGAAGAATCTAAGTGCTTTAGTTAGCACAATAGGCAAGCCAATCATGATAGACAAAGTGACTCAAGAAAGGTCTATGGTGAAATTTGCTCGTGTTCTTGTGGATATTGAGATATCGGATGAACCTCCAAAAACTATTTCTTTTATCAATGAGAAAAAGCAACTGGTGGAACAAACTATAGAGTATGAATGGCTCCCAACCACTTGTGCAGCTTGTGCTGGTTTGGGGCATACGGTTGTCAATTGTAACAAGGAAAAGAAGGTAGTGTGGAAGAAGAAATCAGTGGCTGAGAAAACTGCTCCTAAAGAGCAAGGAAATGATCATGGGGACACAGGGAACACTTCAGAAAAAAATTTAGAAGCTGCCCAACTGGAAAAAGAAGATCAGAAGGAGAATAAAGAGGGGAATATGGATAATGTTGAAGCAAGCAGTAAATGGCTAACTCCTAAGAAAAAAGCTGTGAGAAATACTGAGGTAAAAATGGCAAAAGAGGTTCCAAAAGAGGTCAATTCAAGCAATGGTTATGCTGTATTACAAGCTACGGAAAGTGATGAGATTATGGTTCCCCCTACTAAGACAACTCTTGATGGATGCAAATAA
- the LOC115709755 gene encoding catalase isozyme 2: MDPYKYRPSSAYDSPYWTTNSGAPVWNNNSSLTVGLRGPILLEDYHLVEKLANFDRERIPERVVHARGASAKGFFETTHDISKLTCADFLRGPGVQTPIIARFSTVIHERGSPETLRDPRGFAVKFYTREGNFDLVGNNFPVFFIRDGMKFPDMVHALKPNPKSHIQENWRVLDFFSHHPESLHMFTFLFDDIGIPQDYRHMDGSGVNTYTLINKVGKAHYVKFHWRPTCGVKSLLEDEAIKVGGSNHSHATQDLYDSIVAGNYPEWKLFIQIIDPDHEDKYEFDPLDVTKTWPEDIVPLQPVGRMVLNKNIDNFFAENEQLAFCPGIVVPGVYYSDDKLLQTRIFSYSDTQRHRLGPNYLQLPVNAPKCAHHNNHHEGFMNIMHRDEEVNYFPSRYDHIGHAERYPTPAAIYTGKRERCIIQKENNFKQPGERYRSFTPDRKERFITRWIDALSDPRVTHEIRSIWISYWSQADKSLGQKLASRLNVRPSL, translated from the exons ATGGATCCCTACAAG TACCGACCTTCAAGTGCTTACGACTCTCCTTATTGGACCACGAATTCTGGTGCTCCAGTTTGGAACAACAACTCTTCTCTGACTGTCGGACTAAGAG GTCCAATTCTCCTTGAGGACTACCATCTAGTGGAGAAACTAGCAAACTTTGATAGAGAGCGCATCCCAGAACGTGTGGTCCATGCAAGGGGAGCTAGTGCAAAGGGATTCTTTGAAACCACCCATGATATTTCAAAACTTACCTGTGCCGATTTTCTTCGAGGTCCTGGAGTGCAGACACCTATAATTGCTCGTTTCTCCACTGTTATCCATGAGCGCGGTAGCCCCGAAACCTTAAGGGATCCTCGAGGTTTTGCTGTGAAGTTTTACACTAGAGAG GGTAATTTTGATCTCGTTGGAAATAATTTTCCTGTCTTTTTTATCCGAGATGGAATGAAATTCCCAGACATGGTTCATGCTTTGAAACCCAACCCTAAATCTCACATCCAGGAGAATTGGAGGGTCCTTGACTTTTTCTCTCATCATCCTGAAAGTTTGCACATGTTCACCTTTCTATTTGATGATATAGGTATTCCACAAGATTATAGGCATATGGATGGCTCCGGTGTTAACACCTATACTCTTATCAATAAGGTTGGGAAAGCTCACTATGTGAAATTTCACTGGAGACCCACCTGTGGAGTCAAGTCTTTGTTGGAAGATGAAGCTATTAAGGTTGGAGGGTCTAACCATAGTCATGCTACCCAAGATCTGTATGATTCAATTGTTGCTGGAAACTACCCCGAGTGGAAACTTTTCATCCAAATAATTGATCCTGATCATGAGGACAAATATGAATTTGACCCACTTGATGTAACAAAAACTTGGCCTGAGGATATTGTGCCCTTGCAACCAGTTGGGCGCATGGTCCTAAACAAAAACATTGATAATTTCTTTGCGGAGAACGAACAACTTGCCTTTTGCCCAGGCATTGTTGTACCTGGTGTCTACTATTCCGATGACAAGTTGCTTCAAACTCGTATCTTCTCCTACTCCGACACTCAGAGGCATCGTCTTGGACCAAACTATCTTCAGCTCCCTGTTAACGCCCCCAAGTGTGCTCATCACAACAATCATCATGAGGGTTTCATGAATATTATGCACAGAGACGAGGAG GTCAATTACTTTCCTTCAAGATATGATCATATTGGTCATGCTGAGAGGTACCCTACCCCTGCTGCCATCTACACTGGAAAGCGAGAAAGG TGCATTATTCAAAAGGAGAACAACTTCAAGCAACCTGGAGAAAGATACCGATCCTTTACACCAGATAG AAAAGAACGATTCATCACACGATGGATTGATGCATTATCTGACCCGCGTGTCACTCATGAAATTCGCAGCATTTGGATCTCATACTGGTCTCAG GCGGACAAGTCTCTTGGTCAGAAGCTAGCGTCTCGACTCAATGTGAGGCCAAGCCTTTGA